From a region of the Salinispira pacifica genome:
- a CDS encoding beta strand repeat-containing protein — translation MRGNTKRSHTLQRIRRIFDVAVIAAAVLGLSTCDLLKPGLGDEVDIDPPKISVESHSNGDYVGGSFTLSGTVEDDFRVDSVTVSDGTDTFNAALDGETWSVKIDSSSLNDGDVDYQLNVTDASGKNASINLLLTVDNNPPTVLVTTPDLYGNDAEFNNVVTIKGEAADTTRVKEVLLSLYDRSDDSAVFTDVKATGTSSWYYSFDASSLDGGLNGEYYLIVRAYDNSGNFNPWFYHFADIRTNADDVSDLPNIEDINAYEYGGETLPGTLNVSLASLRHDADPADHLMLNVNPDSDMPQFGFYSPSETGSNPFASPQRFNGFVEDDDGPVASAEVKIFEYTSYVNYDDAGGLVEDSPLTLEGSNWSYESDLPSGNDYYIQLRATDINGLEATSQPVRFSVPEGVPGLVIQSPQQGKYVGTGETLDFQFDITNLNSGRIEIDVTPGDDDWSDAIELDPASAYLTSGNAVNGTYETSITAGTDFTLGNGSQSFKIRAGVDGGWGQSTYSFVGDTVQPTMSLTYPNEYSQPSDAVNGIISISGIADDGLNPLKAVYGKIESGIQAAQPAPASFDGSWLTPSGLANWTRTGIDTTDPALFPDGDGDYTLRFFVVDAAGNVSDSSSSVRHIRVDQSSDIPVISYSNIQSGGTAADNILGNGASIFGKVNDDDAVDADTVQIRIDVYNDGAPLDGEDITSDGDILDTNESEDWVNVSNQPDVDGGEVTWAHSLENLPQGVHSFQVRSEDINGTVGQSSAWIPFTLDFGPPSIIITSPVPAAVSNGSDGDSDGNYELVITGTASDPNGIEEVRLYIDSVEIPAGTGNLEIVSGSYGDDVVTWRYEMPVDRAANSDDGDYSMEVQADDFTTGPTKTNSETRQFTIDTLSPELVVTNPVNGEYVEITDYDIRGQITDNGGAGVDSLEYSLDSSDGSDGTWTPISLGGLNWTVADVDFSSGGQGAKTLWVRASDGLNDPSLAEVDFFYDTADPVLSESGAPGETNTDFTLSGSASDTNAFGSLEIRAEKDGADQGVIFTTAGSGAFSHPVTLPGDGTDDGEWVYTLTAEDVAGRTTELTRTVVIDETAPESLSFDDPGDYVSGNVVSLLGSAGDSGSGLASLGSGGVEYSLDSTDGTDGSWSAVSGSPSSWNFSVDLDIDGAGADTGLAEGSHSAWVRARDKAGNLAPAVEQIFVVDQSAPFVSNLEEDGGADWGDVILYKAADFTISGTANDTNGVSSVAVTQSKDGGAAADIFSATGVLNGADGDSSRTWSVDTDISAGEGSYVYVITLTDSVGRQNSVQKEIVVDSSAPNAPGVSDPAADQWLSGSSYAVQGSATDNGAAGIDSVYYRVGARGSSPTTDLSDSGWQPASGTTSWNATISLSGEGERSLFVIAVDNSGNQSAMTTHDFGIDQNAPTISIDGGLSTMYRNAGFSISGDAADSNAVDRIEVEEKIGAGTYSSAGTASFDSGTGDWSYTRTIDGGDSDDVYTYRFTVYDAAGKTAVVEKDVNLDRVAPSISFNNPDPYIDSFDGDPLPQAGRIYANGEMDISGSITENGGVGNLSSLEYSIDGGGSWTALTLGSTFDITGVDSSAVADGSDLDVSVRAIDRNGNSASSTQTLRVYQDSDKPVLNISAPTDGETISSQTINVSGTVSDDDGVGVNADSVQYRFSSDGGGTWGSWTNVSTTGSVTDRSFSFSFSSATDGPKAIELRAEDNNPTPVNSDVFTRSFTQDTGAPTLSGLTPANFSYQNGDFTVSGTADDSNGVDTVDIRILRDNVEIQAFTSTSLTGSSGDASRDFDYTVDTSAGDGLYQVILRSQDLGGNTREDSRQVYVDTTAPTAEFTTDFGSVDQNNSISINGSSSDAYGVQNLDVVVVDVNNAGAEMPLPTGTVSGTTLWTLSNLDTRNSTLLNYALDLGGGQYELTLRVRAEDEAGNAYSTSGTDDLTFTIDQSSDAPQVSIDGIAFDGSSSVTSPVISGTVSDDDGVSQIIIDSYAVDDSVTSETVTLTGAGYGAETVDWEITLSNTENGVRGIRVRSVDTVDNNGSDYSAMDYSRTDTGRIDFSLDTELPDAAVSGPANGTIWSSNDSFDFAGTSGDESGIVSLKYKFDDSDLSSGTTLISTPYDNWSFSVAQGSLADGAHTVYIQATDGVGNTRIASRAFTVDKTAPSISITSPADGSAVFGPLTIGGTTADNSGGAGVDNVSIGLGKQIDPTNASTLEASTWIDTGGTTSWSYSFLNINDYANSTFAVNTGDLDGDGVEDAGETWTDLWDFTVYVRAEDSAGLSGDGNVNYLTSYTLQIDPKRDRPEVTILSPDDGATVGGFVRVFGSAFDSQFVEKVQIAIDADNDGDYTNDSWSEGTLDETSDGVNWYQVNGTDSWNINLNENSEFDPSVGSTRTIGIRVRAKDYKQTPGDGIYGAEEEISITFNKDFPQFEGMTLVSGDTVSGTYLLSGLVRDETDIDRIIFSNEGPLLDNTVIFDNPGGLLPPGAANTTGLETAAAAAEGITVELLGTGDPDYDGAFPGSYRISIPINTEAAGLYNNGAGSMSVKVTAEDTTSPSPFTNQNLISFSVDNITPSDLAVTGSTEIIGTAAELQGTVRDTGTVAGIDRVVLYLTDRNGDLIQLKNGSGTTSSFTAADVYDLDNPAFDDYRIVIDNELESGAAGSDGLPSGDGDGFDERLALSAGTYQWSALFDSTAVNDGAVTLHSRAVDFAGNFSEAAQAAFIANNKPAINSLVLGTDLDASGTVEADEQGTTISSGYGSSNFTARNDLLYIAVNSAGGNGTLRYSIVYNGTEQNGALTDSAVEIDTSAFTESSSDNDQTIEITVYDSTTSDDADSTDELSAAVTLGLTIDNVDDTAPNLDIAPFGQGYNEDADDTQKALQPVTDYEENIAMSGDTRLGHVEYAADSLHDGTDADISGRVIIQGKAWDNQIIDRIDVSIPGYNGGTAFTVFGSGAGTSPDWSFTVDGSEYLNEDTGNVFNWDFEFDSSRIANVAENNVVLSFDIFDAGGNSVNRTMQVDVVPYISSIIRPDGAENTFRSRFGKFILRENEAQAGREILITGYNLAETGTSWVRVYNDDRSANDDLGAANYSANTEATHISITDSSNLTHSGWLSVMVNGIESINNRNGSSRDWQKEDDGSGLASTLWTDDRYVQMWNYEGSFDQSLSPVHPAMEADRNTWQLWASWSYYATSDMYSAAMGPVVNRTSYFSIYDPPEWTDILVAPDGSRHITYLQNYYNGGNAWGYLVTENNNGNVAYIERLGNGDADTPNYADGEDETLYQFQNPRIVRDEVNGRNYVSYYDAYSKTLKYAITDGANEIVATNGGNETSGATVVAGVEDTTASPTSSGEDVGVWSSIAVDSIGGSDATDVRPVIIFYNTTQRTLQIARGNTPEPANSSEWTVTDVFPAADTNDDTAGYYVDMKLDASGNIHAVAHRVSTGDLLYLYAPNIDGTGSYTFQTSEIIDSEGAVGSWADMDLAGDTPYVSYLTGNGIGTFSGLKMAYYDSTLGAWEYGVVATNSIVNSQRTSIVARPTSGAWVTSTAGKVAIGYGSGNYDLVILEDEE, via the coding sequence ATGAGAGGAAATACGAAGCGTTCACACACCCTGCAAAGGATTCGACGGATATTTGACGTTGCCGTTATCGCGGCGGCGGTGCTCGGCCTGAGCACCTGTGATCTTTTAAAGCCCGGCCTGGGCGATGAGGTGGATATTGATCCTCCCAAGATCAGCGTGGAGAGTCACAGCAACGGCGATTACGTGGGGGGAAGTTTCACCCTTTCGGGAACCGTTGAAGACGACTTCCGGGTTGATTCGGTGACCGTCAGCGACGGCACCGATACATTCAATGCAGCTCTTGACGGCGAGACCTGGTCGGTGAAAATCGACAGCAGCTCCCTGAACGACGGGGACGTGGATTATCAGCTCAATGTTACAGATGCTTCAGGAAAGAATGCAAGCATTAACCTCCTTCTCACCGTGGACAACAATCCTCCCACGGTGCTGGTCACCACCCCGGATTTGTATGGAAACGATGCAGAGTTCAACAATGTGGTCACCATAAAGGGAGAAGCTGCGGATACCACCCGGGTCAAAGAGGTCCTCCTCTCCCTCTATGACCGTTCGGATGATTCCGCCGTTTTCACCGATGTGAAGGCCACCGGAACCTCCAGCTGGTACTACAGCTTCGATGCATCCTCTCTGGACGGCGGTCTGAACGGCGAGTATTACCTGATAGTCCGGGCATATGATAACTCGGGAAACTTCAATCCCTGGTTTTATCATTTTGCGGATATCAGAACCAATGCCGACGATGTAAGCGATCTGCCCAATATTGAAGACATTAACGCCTATGAGTACGGGGGAGAAACTCTCCCTGGAACCTTGAATGTTAGCCTGGCAAGTCTGCGGCATGACGCCGATCCGGCGGATCATCTGATGCTCAATGTGAACCCCGACTCGGACATGCCCCAATTCGGGTTTTACAGTCCGTCGGAGACCGGCAGCAATCCCTTCGCCTCCCCCCAGCGTTTTAACGGATTTGTGGAGGACGACGACGGACCTGTGGCCTCTGCGGAAGTGAAGATCTTTGAATATACAAGTTACGTGAATTACGATGATGCCGGCGGGCTCGTGGAGGATTCTCCGTTAACCCTTGAGGGCAGCAACTGGAGCTATGAATCGGATCTGCCCAGCGGCAACGATTACTATATTCAGCTCCGGGCAACGGACATAAACGGTTTAGAGGCTACAAGTCAGCCGGTACGTTTCAGTGTGCCCGAGGGAGTTCCCGGTCTGGTGATTCAGTCACCTCAGCAGGGAAAGTATGTGGGAACCGGCGAAACCCTGGATTTCCAGTTTGATATTACCAATCTGAACTCAGGACGGATAGAAATTGATGTAACCCCGGGAGATGACGACTGGAGCGATGCAATAGAACTTGATCCGGCATCTGCTTATCTGACATCAGGAAATGCTGTGAACGGAACTTATGAAACCAGCATTACCGCCGGAACAGATTTTACCCTTGGAAACGGATCCCAGTCATTCAAGATTCGCGCCGGTGTGGACGGAGGCTGGGGGCAGAGCACCTACAGCTTTGTGGGAGATACCGTACAGCCCACCATGAGCCTTACCTATCCCAACGAGTATTCCCAGCCAAGCGACGCGGTGAACGGAATTATCAGCATCAGCGGGATTGCCGACGACGGACTGAATCCTCTGAAGGCGGTATACGGAAAAATCGAGAGCGGCATTCAGGCCGCACAGCCGGCGCCGGCAAGTTTTGACGGAAGCTGGTTAACACCTTCGGGACTTGCCAACTGGACCCGCACCGGTATAGACACCACTGATCCGGCCCTCTTTCCTGACGGGGACGGGGATTACACTCTCCGATTTTTTGTCGTTGATGCAGCAGGCAACGTAAGCGATTCATCCTCATCGGTTCGCCACATACGGGTGGATCAAAGCTCCGACATTCCGGTGATCAGCTATTCCAATATCCAATCCGGCGGAACCGCTGCAGACAACATATTAGGCAACGGAGCCAGCATTTTTGGAAAGGTGAACGATGACGATGCGGTGGATGCGGACACCGTACAGATCCGTATTGATGTGTATAATGACGGCGCGCCCCTGGACGGTGAAGATATTACCTCCGACGGGGATATTCTGGATACCAATGAAAGCGAAGACTGGGTCAATGTGAGCAATCAGCCTGATGTTGACGGCGGAGAAGTAACCTGGGCCCATTCTCTTGAAAATCTTCCCCAGGGCGTTCACAGCTTTCAGGTGCGTTCAGAAGATATTAATGGAACAGTCGGGCAAAGCAGCGCATGGATCCCCTTCACTCTGGATTTCGGTCCTCCCAGCATTATTATTACTTCTCCGGTTCCGGCTGCGGTGAGCAACGGCAGCGACGGAGATTCCGACGGAAACTACGAGCTGGTAATCACCGGTACCGCCTCGGACCCCAACGGCATAGAAGAGGTGCGACTCTATATTGACAGCGTGGAAATTCCGGCGGGAACCGGAAACCTTGAAATCGTCAGCGGAAGCTACGGTGACGATGTGGTTACCTGGCGCTATGAAATGCCGGTGGACCGGGCAGCTAACAGCGACGACGGCGACTACAGCATGGAAGTGCAGGCCGATGACTTCACAACAGGACCGACAAAAACCAACAGCGAAACCCGCCAGTTCACCATCGATACCCTCAGTCCCGAACTGGTGGTTACCAATCCGGTGAATGGTGAATATGTTGAAATAACCGATTACGATATCCGCGGTCAGATTACCGATAACGGCGGTGCAGGTGTGGACAGCCTGGAATATTCCCTGGACAGCAGTGACGGGTCCGACGGAACATGGACTCCCATTTCCCTGGGCGGCCTGAACTGGACTGTGGCCGACGTGGATTTCTCTTCAGGGGGACAGGGAGCCAAAACCCTGTGGGTGCGGGCAAGTGACGGCTTGAACGATCCGAGTCTTGCAGAAGTAGATTTCTTCTATGACACAGCTGATCCGGTTCTCAGCGAAAGCGGAGCCCCGGGGGAAACCAACACGGATTTCACCCTCAGCGGTTCGGCAAGCGATACCAACGCCTTTGGATCCCTTGAAATACGTGCCGAAAAAGATGGTGCGGATCAGGGAGTGATTTTCACCACAGCAGGCTCCGGAGCGTTCAGCCATCCGGTAACTCTTCCGGGAGACGGCACAGACGACGGTGAATGGGTCTACACCCTCACCGCAGAAGATGTGGCCGGCCGGACAACAGAGCTCACCCGGACGGTGGTGATCGATGAAACCGCACCCGAATCCTTGAGCTTCGATGATCCGGGAGATTATGTCTCCGGGAATGTGGTAAGCCTTCTGGGAAGCGCCGGCGACAGCGGCAGCGGCCTGGCGTCACTGGGGTCCGGCGGCGTGGAATACTCCCTGGACAGCACAGACGGAACAGACGGCAGCTGGTCGGCGGTTTCCGGATCGCCTTCGTCCTGGAATTTTTCCGTGGATCTTGATATTGACGGAGCCGGCGCAGACACCGGCCTGGCTGAAGGATCTCATAGCGCCTGGGTCCGGGCACGGGACAAGGCGGGGAATCTTGCCCCGGCGGTTGAACAGATTTTCGTAGTGGATCAGTCAGCACCCTTTGTCTCCAATCTGGAAGAAGACGGCGGGGCCGACTGGGGCGATGTAATCCTCTACAAGGCGGCTGACTTTACCATCAGCGGTACGGCCAACGACACCAACGGGGTGAGCTCGGTGGCGGTCACCCAGTCCAAGGACGGCGGTGCTGCCGCGGATATTTTCAGCGCAACCGGGGTTCTCAACGGGGCCGATGGTGACAGTTCGCGAACCTGGTCGGTAGACACAGACATATCCGCCGGCGAGGGCTCCTATGTGTATGTAATTACTCTCACTGACAGCGTGGGGCGGCAGAATTCGGTGCAGAAAGAAATTGTTGTGGACAGCAGTGCGCCGAATGCTCCCGGAGTGAGCGATCCGGCTGCGGATCAGTGGCTCAGCGGGTCCAGCTACGCGGTGCAGGGCAGCGCAACGGATAACGGTGCAGCAGGTATCGATTCGGTATACTACCGTGTTGGTGCCCGGGGAAGCAGCCCCACCACCGACTTGAGCGATTCAGGCTGGCAGCCGGCCAGCGGCACCACGAGCTGGAACGCCACCATTTCCTTAAGCGGAGAAGGGGAGCGCAGTCTTTTTGTGATCGCCGTGGATAATTCGGGCAACCAGTCCGCCATGACCACTCATGATTTCGGTATTGATCAGAATGCGCCTACCATAAGCATTGACGGCGGACTGAGCACCATGTACCGCAATGCGGGCTTCAGCATTTCTGGAGATGCGGCGGACAGCAATGCTGTGGACCGCATAGAAGTGGAAGAGAAAATCGGGGCGGGAACATACAGTTCAGCGGGAACCGCCAGCTTCGATTCAGGCACCGGAGACTGGAGTTATACCAGAACCATCGACGGCGGCGACAGCGACGACGTCTATACCTACCGATTTACCGTCTATGACGCTGCGGGAAAAACCGCAGTGGTGGAAAAGGATGTGAATCTTGACCGGGTGGCTCCATCCATCAGTTTCAATAACCCCGACCCCTATATTGACAGTTTTGATGGGGACCCTCTACCCCAGGCGGGGAGAATATACGCCAACGGGGAGATGGATATCTCCGGATCAATCACCGAGAACGGCGGGGTGGGAAATCTCAGCAGTCTTGAGTACTCAATTGACGGGGGCGGCAGCTGGACGGCCCTTACTCTGGGCAGTACCTTCGACATTACCGGAGTGGACAGCAGCGCAGTTGCGGACGGAAGCGATCTCGATGTGAGCGTTCGTGCCATAGACCGCAATGGAAACAGTGCCAGCTCAACGCAGACCCTCCGGGTGTATCAGGATAGCGACAAACCTGTTCTGAACATCAGCGCTCCCACAGACGGGGAAACCATCAGCAGCCAAACCATCAATGTAAGCGGTACGGTGAGCGATGACGATGGAGTGGGTGTGAACGCCGACTCAGTTCAGTACCGGTTCTCCAGCGACGGCGGCGGAACCTGGGGGAGCTGGACCAATGTGAGCACCACAGGATCGGTAACCGACCGCTCCTTCAGTTTTTCATTCAGCAGCGCCACCGACGGGCCCAAGGCAATCGAGCTCAGGGCGGAAGACAACAACCCAACCCCGGTGAACTCGGATGTATTTACCCGAAGTTTCACCCAGGACACCGGTGCACCCACCTTAAGCGGCCTTACACCGGCCAACTTCAGTTATCAGAACGGCGATTTTACTGTCAGCGGAACCGCAGACGACAGCAATGGGGTGGATACGGTGGACATCCGCATTCTTCGGGACAATGTGGAAATCCAGGCCTTCACTTCCACCAGTTTGACCGGTTCCTCCGGGGATGCCAGCAGGGATTTTGACTATACTGTTGATACTTCAGCGGGTGACGGTTTGTATCAGGTGATTCTCCGCAGCCAGGATTTGGGCGGAAATACCCGTGAAGACAGCCGGCAGGTGTATGTGGATACCACCGCTCCAACTGCAGAGTTCACCACCGATTTCGGCAGTGTGGATCAGAACAATAGTATCAGCATTAACGGAAGCAGCAGCGACGCATACGGGGTGCAGAACCTGGATGTTGTGGTTGTGGATGTGAATAACGCAGGGGCGGAAATGCCCCTTCCCACCGGCACGGTGAGCGGTACCACCCTGTGGACCCTGAGTAATCTGGATACCAGAAACTCCACCCTGCTGAATTATGCCCTTGACCTGGGCGGCGGTCAGTACGAGTTGACCCTGAGAGTACGTGCAGAAGATGAGGCGGGAAATGCATATTCCACCTCAGGCACGGACGACCTGACCTTCACCATCGATCAAAGCAGCGACGCACCCCAGGTGAGCATCGACGGAATCGCCTTTGACGGATCATCCAGTGTGACCAGTCCGGTTATTTCCGGCACGGTGAGCGATGATGACGGGGTCTCCCAGATCATCATCGACAGCTACGCGGTGGATGACAGTGTAACAAGCGAGACGGTTACCCTCACCGGTGCAGGCTATGGAGCAGAAACCGTGGACTGGGAAATTACCCTTTCAAATACGGAAAACGGCGTGCGCGGGATCAGAGTCCGTTCGGTAGATACGGTTGATAACAACGGAAGCGATTATTCGGCCATGGACTATTCCAGAACCGACACGGGACGCATCGATTTCAGTCTGGATACCGAACTGCCGGATGCGGCGGTCAGCGGACCGGCCAACGGCACGATCTGGTCGTCCAATGACAGCTTCGATTTTGCCGGAACCAGCGGTGATGAATCGGGAATCGTATCTCTGAAATATAAATTTGACGACAGCGATCTCTCCAGCGGAACGACCCTGATTTCCACCCCCTACGACAACTGGAGTTTCAGCGTAGCCCAGGGAAGTCTGGCTGACGGCGCTCACACCGTGTACATACAGGCAACCGACGGGGTGGGCAACACCAGAATCGCTTCCCGGGCATTCACTGTGGATAAAACCGCGCCTTCAATCAGCATCACCAGCCCCGCAGACGGTTCAGCGGTATTCGGTCCTCTGACCATAGGGGGAACCACTGCGGATAACTCCGGAGGAGCCGGTGTGGACAACGTATCCATCGGGCTGGGCAAACAGATCGACCCCACCAATGCATCCACTCTTGAAGCAAGCACCTGGATCGATACCGGCGGAACAACCAGCTGGTCCTACTCCTTCCTGAACATCAACGACTATGCCAACAGCACTTTTGCGGTGAACACCGGCGACCTTGACGGCGACGGCGTGGAAGATGCGGGGGAAACATGGACCGATCTCTGGGACTTCACCGTGTACGTGAGGGCGGAGGACAGTGCAGGTCTTTCCGGTGACGGCAACGTAAATTATCTTACAAGCTACACCCTTCAGATCGACCCCAAACGGGACCGGCCGGAAGTGACCATCCTGTCTCCCGACGACGGGGCGACGGTGGGAGGTTTCGTACGGGTATTCGGCTCGGCATTTGACAGTCAGTTCGTGGAGAAGGTGCAGATTGCAATCGACGCAGACAACGACGGCGACTATACCAACGACAGCTGGAGCGAGGGAACCCTGGATGAAACATCTGACGGCGTGAACTGGTACCAGGTGAACGGCACCGACAGCTGGAATATCAATCTGAATGAAAACAGCGAGTTTGACCCCAGTGTGGGAAGCACCCGGACCATCGGTATCCGAGTACGGGCCAAGGATTACAAACAGACTCCCGGCGACGGAATTTATGGTGCGGAAGAAGAGATCAGCATCACCTTCAATAAGGACTTTCCCCAGTTTGAAGGAATGACTCTGGTGAGCGGCGACACGGTGAGCGGAACCTATCTGCTCAGCGGACTGGTCCGGGATGAAACGGACATTGACCGGATCATTTTCTCCAACGAAGGACCTCTGCTGGATAATACGGTAATCTTCGACAATCCCGGCGGACTTCTGCCCCCGGGAGCTGCCAACACCACAGGTCTTGAGACAGCTGCAGCGGCGGCGGAAGGAATTACCGTGGAACTGCTGGGAACCGGCGATCCTGACTACGATGGGGCATTCCCGGGAAGTTACCGCATCAGCATTCCAATCAACACCGAAGCTGCCGGCCTGTATAACAACGGAGCAGGCTCCATGAGTGTGAAAGTGACTGCGGAAGATACCACAAGCCCCAGTCCCTTCACCAACCAAAACCTCATCAGCTTCAGTGTGGATAACATTACCCCCTCAGATCTGGCGGTTACCGGAAGTACGGAAATAATCGGTACGGCTGCGGAACTGCAGGGTACCGTTCGGGATACGGGAACCGTTGCGGGAATCGACCGGGTAGTATTGTATCTTACCGACCGGAACGGCGATCTCATACAGCTGAAAAACGGCAGCGGGACCACATCCAGCTTCACGGCGGCCGACGTCTACGATCTTGACAACCCGGCATTCGACGATTACCGGATTGTAATAGACAACGAGCTGGAAAGCGGAGCCGCCGGATCCGACGGCCTTCCCTCAGGGGACGGGGACGGATTTGACGAACGGCTTGCCCTGAGTGCCGGAACTTATCAGTGGTCTGCCCTCTTCGACTCCACCGCTGTGAATGACGGTGCAGTAACCCTCCACAGCAGAGCGGTGGATTTTGCCGGCAACTTTTCTGAAGCCGCCCAGGCTGCGTTTATTGCCAACAACAAGCCTGCCATCAACTCCCTGGTGCTGGGTACCGATCTGGATGCCAGCGGAACAGTTGAAGCAGATGAGCAGGGCACCACCATCTCCAGCGGATACGGAAGCTCAAACTTTACCGCCCGGAACGACTTGCTTTACATCGCTGTGAACAGCGCCGGAGGAAACGGTACGCTGCGCTACTCTATTGTGTATAACGGCACGGAACAGAATGGTGCGCTTACAGACTCGGCGGTGGAAATTGATACCAGTGCATTCACCGAAAGCAGCAGCGATAACGATCAGACGATTGAGATAACCGTGTATGACAGCACCACCAGCGACGATGCGGACTCTACGGATGAACTCAGCGCAGCGGTGACCCTGGGGCTGACCATAGATAACGTGGATGATACAGCTCCGAATTTGGATATTGCTCCCTTCGGTCAAGGCTATAATGAAGATGCTGATGATACACAAAAAGCTCTTCAGCCGGTGACTGACTATGAAGAAAATATCGCCATGTCAGGTGATACCCGACTTGGGCATGTGGAATATGCCGCAGACAGCCTTCATGACGGCACGGATGCGGATATTTCAGGCCGGGTTATTATTCAGGGTAAGGCATGGGATAACCAGATTATCGACCGGATCGATGTGAGCATACCCGGGTACAACGGCGGAACTGCGTTCACCGTATTCGGAAGCGGAGCAGGAACCAGCCCGGACTGGAGTTTTACCGTAGACGGCAGTGAGTATCTGAATGAAGATACGGGCAATGTGTTTAACTGGGACTTTGAATTCGACAGCTCCCGGATAGCCAATGTGGCTGAGAATAATGTGGTTCTGAGCTTTGATATTTTTGATGCCGGCGGAAACAGCGTAAATCGGACCATGCAGGTGGATGTGGTGCCGTACATTAGCTCAATTATCAGACCCGACGGTGCGGAGAATACCTTCAGAAGCCGGTTCGGAAAGTTTATCCTCAGGGAAAACGAAGCTCAGGCAGGACGGGAAATTCTGATAACCGGATACAACCTGGCCGAAACCGGAACATCCTGGGTACGTGTGTACAATGACGACCGATCTGCCAATGACGACCTTGGGGCTGCAAACTACAGTGCAAATACGGAGGCCACGCATATCAGCATAACCGACTCATCCAATCTTACCCATTCCGGATGGCTGAGCGTAATGGTAAACGGGATTGAGAGCATAAATAACAGAAATGGAAGCAGCAGGGACTGGCAAAAGGAAGACGATGGGAGCGGACTGGCATCCACTCTCTGGACCGACGACCGCTATGTGCAGATGTGGAACTATGAAGGCAGCTTTGATCAGAGCCTTTCACCGGTGCATCCCGCCATGGAGGCTGACCGGAATACATGGCAGTTGTGGGCCTCATGGTCATACTATGCAACCTCCGACATGTATAGCGCAGCAATGGGACCTGTAGTGAACCGGACCAGCTATTTCTCCATCTATGACCCGCCGGAATGGACCGATATTCTTGTGGCCCCCGACGGAAGCAGACATATCACCTATCTCCAGAATTATTACAACGGCGGAAACGCCTGGGGGTATCTGGTGACTGAGAATAATAATGGAAATGTGGCTTATATCGAACGCTTGGGTAACGGAGATGCCGATACGCCTAATTATGCCGACGGTGAAGATGAAACTCTGTATCAGTTTCAGAATCCCAGAATTGTTCGCGACGAAGTGAACGGCAGAAACTATGTGTCGTATTATGATGCCTATTCCAAGACGCTGAAATATGCCATAACCGACGGCGCCAACGAAATCGTAGCCACCAACGGAGGAAACGAAACCAGCGGTGCTACGGTGGTTGCAGGTGTGGAGGACACAACCGCTTCTCCCACCAGCAGCGGAGAGGATGTGGGTGTTTGGTCCAGCATTGCAGTGGACAGCATCGGCGGATCCGACGCAACCGATGTACGCCCGGTAATCATCTTTTACAACACCACCCAGCGTACTCTGCAGATTGCCCGGGGAAACACTCCCGAACCTGCCAACAGCAGCGAATGGACTGTCACCGATGTATTCCCGGCAGCAGACACCAACGATGATACTGCAGGATATTATGTGGATATGAAGCTCGATGCATCGGGCAATATTCATGCGGTGGCTCACCGTGTATCCACTGGCGACCTTCTGTACCTTTATGCACCGAACATCGATGGTACCGGAAGCTACACATTCCAGACCAGTGAGATTATTGACAGCGAAGGAGCGGTGGGATCATGGGCCGATATGGATCTGGCCGGGGACACTCCCTATGTGTCATATCTGACAGGAAACGGTATTGGAACCTTCTCCGGACTGAAAATGGCCTACTACGACAGTACCCTTGGAGCCTGGGAGTACGGAGTGGTTGCCACCAATTCCATTGTAAACAGCCAGAGAACAAGTATCGTGGCCCGGCCTACCAGCGGAGCCTGGGTCACATCCACTGCAGGTAAAGTGGCCATCGGCTACGGAAGCGGGAATTATGATCTGGTGATACTGGAAGATGAAGAGTAG